The DNA segment AGACTCTTGATTTTTTTACTCCCATTGTGAACGATCCATATCGCTTCGGGCAAATTGCTGCAGCGAACTCGCTATCTGATGTTTATGCGATGGGTGGTACTCCCTGGTGCGCGATGAATATCGTATGCTTCCCGGTGAAAAGTATGTCCAAGGATATGCTGAGTGAAATTATTCGTGGTGGATACGATAAGATTGTCGAGGCAGGAGCAGTGCTTGCGGGGGGACACAGTGTCGAGGATGCAGAAATCAAATACGGATTGTCTGTAACAGGCTATGTTGAGCCGGATGCATATACATCCAATGCTGGTTTGCAGCAGGGAGACGTGCTTATTCTTACTAAACCTGTAGGTACCGGTGTCCTTGCTACTGGTGTAAAAGCCAGTTGGGATGGCTGTGAAGAAATGGAAGAGCTTCTGTATAGCTGGGCTGCAAGATTGAACAATGTTGGTGGCGAGCTTATTCAAAAAATGAAGTTGAAAGCAGCGACGGATGTTACAGGTTTTGGACTGGGCGGGCATCTTGTTGAAATGGCACAAGCATCAAAAGCACTTGTAGCTATTGACTCTGAGGCCATTCCTGTGCTTGATAAGGCGCTTGAGCTGGCAAGTATGGGACTAGTGCCGGAAGGTAGCCACGCAAATAAACAGCATTGTAAAAATGCAACAGAAGTTGCTGAGGGTGTTGACTCTTTGCGGGTTGATCTTATATTTGACGCTCAGACATCAGGTGGGCTGGTCTTGGCAGTTCCTGAAGAGCGTGTCGAAGAGGCCGTTTCTTTCCTTACAGAACGGGGCGAGATGGCTGCTGTGATCGGCAAGGTGTTAAAAAGCGGTACAGAATGCGGAACGTTACTAATCAGATAGTAATAATGAGGCAAGAAGGTTTGTAAGTACCTTCATCTACTTAGAGCTTTTTTTCACAAGAAATGCAAAAAATCGCATTTTAATGCTTGAACTCTGTGCGCAGCAATGGTAAATGTCTGCGCCTTCGACATGTTACCAACCAAGCAAACAAGAACATACAAATTTTTGTTTCGGTAAATGTCATACATATGAATGAATGCGAGAGTGGCGGAATTGGTAGACGCACCAGATTTAGGATCTGGCGGTTAATCCCGTGAGAGTTCGAGTCTCTCCTTTCGCACCATATATTTCTATCCGGTACTTAACATCGTTGATGGCCGGAGAATTTTTCTAATTTTCCACTGGACAAGAAGGAGCGTGTGCCATGGAATATAAAGTAGAAGATCTGTCTCCGGTTAAGAAACAGATTAATATTACTGTTCCTGTGGACGAGGTTAATGCTGCACTTGCTGCAACAATCGCAATGTACCGTACCAACGTAGACCTCAAAGGTTTCCGTAAAGGTAAAGTACCTTCCAGCGTAATCGAAGGTCGCTTCAAGAAAGAAGTTTATTCTGAAGCAACTCAGGACCTCGTTAACGTACACATCAACGAAGTAATCGGTCAGGGTGAATTCTCTCCGGTTTCCCGTATTGACTTCGACGGCGGCGAACTCGTTCGTGATGAAGAGTTCACTTACGCTATCTCCTTTGAAGTAATGCCTGAGTTTGACCTTCCAAACTACGAAGGTATTGATGTTGAAGAAGAAAAAGTTGTTGTAGACGAAACAGAAGTTGACGAAGTAATCGACCGTATCCGTGGCAACATGGCGGAAACTGTAGCAGTTGCTGAAACTCGCGCTGCGAAAGACGGTGAAATTGCTGTAATCGACTTTGCTGCTTACGAAAACGGTGAGCCTGTTGAAGGTGTATCCGCAGAAAACTTCCAGATGACTCTTGGCGACAAGCAGGCTCTCGAAGATTTCGAAGCCCTCGTTAAAACAATCACTGTTGGTGAGTCCGGTGAAGGCGAAGTTACCTTCCCTGAAGACTTCATCAATCCTGAGTTTGCAGGTAAATCTGTAACCATGAAAGTGACTGTACACGCTATTCAGGAGAAAAAACTTCCTGAACTCAACGACGAACTCGCTAAGAAAGCTGGTGGTTTCGATTCCGTTGAAAAAATGCGTGAAGCTGTAGTAGAATCCTACAAAAGCAGCCGCAATCAGCTCAACAAATCTCAGGCTCAGAAAACCATGCTTGATACCCTCTTGAAAACTGTTGAATTTCCTCTTCCAGATTCTATGGTTGACGGTCATGTTGACAGCCTTATTCAGGAACGCATCGAACGTCTCGAGCGTCAGGGTAAGTCTATTGAATCTCTTGGTAAAACTCCTGAAGAGCTTCGCGCAGAAGTTCGTCCAGAAGCAGAAGAGATTGCAAAAACTCAGGTTTTCCTTATCTCAGTAGCTAAGAAAGAAGGCGTTGAAGTAACTGACCAGGAAGTTGATATGCAGCTTCACCAGATCGCAATGCGTGCAGGTCAGGAATTCCACGTAGTTAAAGATTACTACTCCAAAAACAACCTTCTCTTCAGCCTTCGTGACCGTCTCCTCGCTGACAAAGCTATGGACGCAATCTACGAAAAAGCTAACGTTACTGAAGTTGAGCCAAAGAAAGAAGAAGAAAAAGAAGACTAAGCTTTCTCTTTCCTTTCTTCAGACTTTACAATCTAAACGGGGCG comes from the Halodesulfovibrio marinisediminis DSM 17456 genome and includes:
- the selD gene encoding selenide, water dikinase SelD — encoded protein: MTKPTVKMVDTVKAAGUAAKISPGDLEEILQSLPHARENEQGRVLTGTSNNEDAAILSFPAGKAIVQTLDFFTPIVNDPYRFGQIAAANSLSDVYAMGGTPWCAMNIVCFPVKSMSKDMLSEIIRGGYDKIVEAGAVLAGGHSVEDAEIKYGLSVTGYVEPDAYTSNAGLQQGDVLILTKPVGTGVLATGVKASWDGCEEMEELLYSWAARLNNVGGELIQKMKLKAATDVTGFGLGGHLVEMAQASKALVAIDSEAIPVLDKALELASMGLVPEGSHANKQHCKNATEVAEGVDSLRVDLIFDAQTSGGLVLAVPEERVEEAVSFLTERGEMAAVIGKVLKSGTECGTLLIR
- the tig gene encoding trigger factor — encoded protein: MEYKVEDLSPVKKQINITVPVDEVNAALAATIAMYRTNVDLKGFRKGKVPSSVIEGRFKKEVYSEATQDLVNVHINEVIGQGEFSPVSRIDFDGGELVRDEEFTYAISFEVMPEFDLPNYEGIDVEEEKVVVDETEVDEVIDRIRGNMAETVAVAETRAAKDGEIAVIDFAAYENGEPVEGVSAENFQMTLGDKQALEDFEALVKTITVGESGEGEVTFPEDFINPEFAGKSVTMKVTVHAIQEKKLPELNDELAKKAGGFDSVEKMREAVVESYKSSRNQLNKSQAQKTMLDTLLKTVEFPLPDSMVDGHVDSLIQERIERLERQGKSIESLGKTPEELRAEVRPEAEEIAKTQVFLISVAKKEGVEVTDQEVDMQLHQIAMRAGQEFHVVKDYYSKNNLLFSLRDRLLADKAMDAIYEKANVTEVEPKKEEEKED